In one Fundulus heteroclitus isolate FHET01 chromosome 3, MU-UCD_Fhet_4.1, whole genome shotgun sequence genomic region, the following are encoded:
- the si:dkey-256h2.1 gene encoding uncharacterized protein si:dkey-256h2.1 isoform X1: MASLSLLLRFLVVVTAHVTEARWGPRSRLILTEGSHHPPGNTPSPQPGAGPEPGDPAPAFQVPTLDGKFSYDPAEGALKGPLVIHAFTNKSGFLESLWSSESSLKSLVEGLPDRAQVLFLSLDDSAVSDVLWMREQLHLAAAHSSWKGVLTRLHFSPLPVFALGNWIPNVLYYWGCIGHNCGLSQAVFTSDGWKLPIVVKRLDARYDWLMARWSNNLYQLADVGDGCEPSPSLGGAVAWVSEGNCSFFTKVQSMAKSNASGVLVYALPGNPIQDMNCAGTECFSPLGIPAAMVHLEVSVAQALRSGQVVNVSFQTTPSPNFFISIDQQGALAEMGWFLYPSFSFVNWQAQWFGFSANLQSKLQSPAKVTPVFDQVTMQGDKGAVATVDLPSADLWDFDTLELDASLSCPGRRDSSCAQWDHTVQLFVCCDPMSPHCNVELGRWITAFRRGSGHWLTDVSPLIPLLDSNKCTFTMKTAPWAMPWVVSLNLRFSVSNQTGEDFGKLRPFRVTSMYSGGTFDKNYNKRYQPTKFPVPSSTKKVELYAVITGHGSDENGCGEFCVTSHHFLINAVHNNTHRFDSAGTALGCTMRVKEGAVPNEHGTWLYGRGGWCDGLQVDPWRIDITKQLNMSDFESNTIVYFGFFNGQDPNPAQEPGYIIMSSFLIFYK; the protein is encoded by the exons ATGGCTTCGCTGTCTCTGCTGCTCCGGTTCCTGGTCGTCGTGACAGCTCATGTGACCGAGGCTCGCTGGGGGCCGAGGAGCCGCCTCATCCTGACCGAGGGCTCTCATCACCCCCCGGGAAACACCCCCAGTCCTCAGCCCGGTGCTGGCCCGGAGCCTGGTGACCCGGCCCCGGCGTTTCAGGTGCCAACCCTGGACGGGAAGTTCTCCTACGACCCCGCTGAAGGCGCCCTGAAGGGTCCTCTGGTCATCCACGCCTTCACCAACAAGTCCGGGTTCCTGGAGAGCCTCTGGAGCTCCGAGTCCTCCCTGAAGAGCCTGGTGGAAGGTTTGCCGGATCGCGCCCAGGTTCTCTTCCTGTCGCTGGACGACTCAGCGGTCAGCGATGTCCTGTGGATGCGGGAGCAGCTGCACCTGGCCGCCGCACACAG CAGCTGGAAGGGGGTTCTGACCCGGCTGCACTTCTCTCCTCTGCCGGTCTTCGCCTTGGGAAACTGGATCCCCAACGTGCTTTATTACTGGGGCTGCATTGGGCACAACTGTGGCCTCTCGCAGGCTGTTTTCACTTCTGACG gatgGAAATTGCCCATCGTTGTTAAGAGGCTGGACGCCAGGTATGACTGGCTCATGGCACGGTGGAGCAATAATCTCTATCAGCTGGCTGATGTTGGAGACGGGTGTGAACCCTCGCCGTCTTTAGGGGGCGCTGTGGCCTGGGTGTCAGAAGGAAACTGCTCTTTCTTCACTAAG GTTCAGAGCATGGCCAAGTCCAATGCCTCCGGTGTCCTTGTCTATGCGCTCCCCGGTAACCCGATCCAGGACATGAACTGTGCAGGAACCGAGTGTTTCTCTCCTCTCGGTATCCCCGCTGCCATGGTGCATCTGGAGGTTTCGGTCGCTCAGGCGCTCCG gtcCGGACAGGTTGTGAATGTTTCTTTTCAGACAACTCCATCCCCAAATTTCTTCATCAGCAttgaccagcagggggcgctagcTGAGATGGGCTGGTTCCTCTACCCATCGTTTAGCTTCGTCAACTGGCAGGCCCAGTG GTTTGGATTCTCTGCTAATTTGCAGAGCAAACTCCAAAGTCCTGCAAAAGTCACCCCGGTGTTTGATCAAGTCACAATGCAAGGCGACAAAGGAGCGGTGGCCACAGTCGACCTGCCGTCAG CAGATCTGTGGGACTTTGACACGCTGGAGCTCGACGCGTCGCTGTCGTGTCCGGGTAGGAGGGACTCGTCCTGCGCCCAGTGGGACCACACCGTCCAGCTGTTCGTGTGCTGCGACCCGATGAGTCCGCACTGCAACGTGGAGCTAGGACGGTGGATCACAGCCTTCCGAAg GGGGTCTGGACACTGGCTGACAGATGTGTCCCCTCTGATCCCTTTGTTGGACAGCAACAAATGCACCTTCACAATGAAGACGGCGCCCTGGGCGATGCCTTGGGTCGTTTCCCTCAACCTTAGATTTAGCGTCAGCAACCAGACAG GTGAAGACTTTGGGAAGCTTCGTCCCTTCAGAGTGACGTCTATGTACAGCGGGGGAACCTTTGACAAAAACTACAACAAGCGGTACCAGCCAACGAAATTCCCCGTCCCTTCATCCACCAAGAAG GTGGAGCTGTATGCTGTGATTACGGGCCACGGCAGCGACGAGAACGGCTGCGGGGAATTCTGCGTCACCTCCCACCATTTCCTGATAAACGCCGTTCATAACAACACTCACAGATTTGACTCTGCAG GAACAGCTCTTGGCTGCACGATGCGTGTAAAGGAGGGCGCCGTACCAAACGAGCACGGCACGTGGCTGTATGGGCGAGGAGGCTGGTGTGACGGCCTGCAGGTCGACCCCTGGAGGATTGACATCACCAAACAG CTGAACATGAGCGACTTTGAATCCAACACCATTGTCTATTTTGGCTTTTTTAACGGGCAGGATCCAAATCCAGCTCAGGAGCCTGGATATATCATCATGTCGTCTTTTCTCATCTTCTACAAGTGA
- the si:dkey-256h2.1 gene encoding uncharacterized protein si:dkey-256h2.1 isoform X2 gives MASLSLLLRFLVVVTAHVTEARWGPRSRLILTEGSHHPPGNTPSPQPGAGPEPGDPAPAFQVPTLDGKFSYDPAEGALKGPLVIHAFTNKSGFLESLWSSESSLKSLVEGLPDRAQVLFLSLDDSAVSDVLWMREQLHLAAAHSSWKGVLTRLHFSPLPVFALGNWIPNVLYYWGCIGHNCGLSQAVFTSDGWKLPIVVKRLDARYDWLMARWSNNLYQLADVGDGCEPSPSLGGAVAWVSEGNCSFFTKVQSMAKSNASGVLVYALPGNPIQDMNCAGTECFSPLGIPAAMVHLEVSVAQALRSGQVVNVSFQTTPSPNFFISIDQQGALAEMGWFLYPSFSFVNWQAQWFGFSANLQSKLQSPAKVTPVFDQVTMQGDKGAVATVDLPSDLWDFDTLELDASLSCPGRRDSSCAQWDHTVQLFVCCDPMSPHCNVELGRWITAFRRGSGHWLTDVSPLIPLLDSNKCTFTMKTAPWAMPWVVSLNLRFSVSNQTGEDFGKLRPFRVTSMYSGGTFDKNYNKRYQPTKFPVPSSTKKVELYAVITGHGSDENGCGEFCVTSHHFLINAVHNNTHRFDSAGTALGCTMRVKEGAVPNEHGTWLYGRGGWCDGLQVDPWRIDITKQLNMSDFESNTIVYFGFFNGQDPNPAQEPGYIIMSSFLIFYK, from the exons ATGGCTTCGCTGTCTCTGCTGCTCCGGTTCCTGGTCGTCGTGACAGCTCATGTGACCGAGGCTCGCTGGGGGCCGAGGAGCCGCCTCATCCTGACCGAGGGCTCTCATCACCCCCCGGGAAACACCCCCAGTCCTCAGCCCGGTGCTGGCCCGGAGCCTGGTGACCCGGCCCCGGCGTTTCAGGTGCCAACCCTGGACGGGAAGTTCTCCTACGACCCCGCTGAAGGCGCCCTGAAGGGTCCTCTGGTCATCCACGCCTTCACCAACAAGTCCGGGTTCCTGGAGAGCCTCTGGAGCTCCGAGTCCTCCCTGAAGAGCCTGGTGGAAGGTTTGCCGGATCGCGCCCAGGTTCTCTTCCTGTCGCTGGACGACTCAGCGGTCAGCGATGTCCTGTGGATGCGGGAGCAGCTGCACCTGGCCGCCGCACACAG CAGCTGGAAGGGGGTTCTGACCCGGCTGCACTTCTCTCCTCTGCCGGTCTTCGCCTTGGGAAACTGGATCCCCAACGTGCTTTATTACTGGGGCTGCATTGGGCACAACTGTGGCCTCTCGCAGGCTGTTTTCACTTCTGACG gatgGAAATTGCCCATCGTTGTTAAGAGGCTGGACGCCAGGTATGACTGGCTCATGGCACGGTGGAGCAATAATCTCTATCAGCTGGCTGATGTTGGAGACGGGTGTGAACCCTCGCCGTCTTTAGGGGGCGCTGTGGCCTGGGTGTCAGAAGGAAACTGCTCTTTCTTCACTAAG GTTCAGAGCATGGCCAAGTCCAATGCCTCCGGTGTCCTTGTCTATGCGCTCCCCGGTAACCCGATCCAGGACATGAACTGTGCAGGAACCGAGTGTTTCTCTCCTCTCGGTATCCCCGCTGCCATGGTGCATCTGGAGGTTTCGGTCGCTCAGGCGCTCCG gtcCGGACAGGTTGTGAATGTTTCTTTTCAGACAACTCCATCCCCAAATTTCTTCATCAGCAttgaccagcagggggcgctagcTGAGATGGGCTGGTTCCTCTACCCATCGTTTAGCTTCGTCAACTGGCAGGCCCAGTG GTTTGGATTCTCTGCTAATTTGCAGAGCAAACTCCAAAGTCCTGCAAAAGTCACCCCGGTGTTTGATCAAGTCACAATGCAAGGCGACAAAGGAGCGGTGGCCACAGTCGACCTGCCGTCAG ATCTGTGGGACTTTGACACGCTGGAGCTCGACGCGTCGCTGTCGTGTCCGGGTAGGAGGGACTCGTCCTGCGCCCAGTGGGACCACACCGTCCAGCTGTTCGTGTGCTGCGACCCGATGAGTCCGCACTGCAACGTGGAGCTAGGACGGTGGATCACAGCCTTCCGAAg GGGGTCTGGACACTGGCTGACAGATGTGTCCCCTCTGATCCCTTTGTTGGACAGCAACAAATGCACCTTCACAATGAAGACGGCGCCCTGGGCGATGCCTTGGGTCGTTTCCCTCAACCTTAGATTTAGCGTCAGCAACCAGACAG GTGAAGACTTTGGGAAGCTTCGTCCCTTCAGAGTGACGTCTATGTACAGCGGGGGAACCTTTGACAAAAACTACAACAAGCGGTACCAGCCAACGAAATTCCCCGTCCCTTCATCCACCAAGAAG GTGGAGCTGTATGCTGTGATTACGGGCCACGGCAGCGACGAGAACGGCTGCGGGGAATTCTGCGTCACCTCCCACCATTTCCTGATAAACGCCGTTCATAACAACACTCACAGATTTGACTCTGCAG GAACAGCTCTTGGCTGCACGATGCGTGTAAAGGAGGGCGCCGTACCAAACGAGCACGGCACGTGGCTGTATGGGCGAGGAGGCTGGTGTGACGGCCTGCAGGTCGACCCCTGGAGGATTGACATCACCAAACAG CTGAACATGAGCGACTTTGAATCCAACACCATTGTCTATTTTGGCTTTTTTAACGGGCAGGATCCAAATCCAGCTCAGGAGCCTGGATATATCATCATGTCGTCTTTTCTCATCTTCTACAAGTGA